The window GACTGTCCGGCGCCATCGACGTCAAGACGAGCAAGAACGCGTGTGTCGCGCTGTTGTGCGCCACGCTGCTCAACAAGGGTCGTACCGTGCTGCGGCGCGTGGCCCGCATCGAGGAGGTCTACCGCCTCCTGGAGGTCCTGAACTCCATCGGCGTGCGCACCCGCTGGATCAACGACGGCGTGGACCTGGAGATCGTCCCGCCGGCCCGCCTCGACATGGACGCCATGGACGCGGACGCGGCCCGCCGGACCCGGAGCATCATCATGTTCCTGGGCCCGCTGCTGCACCGGATGGACCACTTCAAGCTGCCCTACGCCGGCGGCTGCGACCTCGGCACCCGCACCATCGAGCCGCACATGATCGCCCTGCGCCGGTTCGGCCTGGACATCACCGCGACCGAGGGCATCTACCACGCGCAGGTCGAGGCCGGGGTCTCCCCCGACCGCCCGATCGTGCTGACCGAGCGCGGGGACACGGTCACCGAGAACGCGCTGCTGGCCGCCGCGCGCCACGACGGCGTCAGCGTCATCCGCAACGCCTCCTCCAACTACATGGTCCAGGACCTGTGCTTCTTCCTGGAGGCGCTCGGCGTCAAGGTCGAGGGCGTCGGCACCACCACCCTCACCGTCCACGGCGTCCCGAACATCGACGTGGACGTGGACTACTCCCCCTCCGAGGACCCGGTCGAGGCGATGAGCCTGCTGGCCGCCGCCGTGGTCACGGAGTCGGAGCTGACCATCCGCCGGGTCCCGATCGAGTTCATGGAGATCGAGCTCGCGGTCCTGGAGGAGATGGGCCTGGACCACGACCGCTCCGCCGAGTACACCGCCGACAACGGCCGAACCCGCCTGGTGGACCTGACGGTCCGCCCGTCGAAGCTCGAAGCCCCGATCGACAAGATCCACCCGATGCCGTTCCCCGGGCTGAACATCGACAACGTCCCCTTCTTCGCGGCCATCGCCGCCGTCGCGCAGGGCCAGACCCTGATCCACGACTGGGTGTACGACAACCGGGCGATCTACCTCACCGACCTCAACCGCCTCGGCGGCCGCCTCCAGCTGCTGGACCCGCACCGCGTCCTGGTGGAGGGGCCCACCCGCTGGCGGGCGGCGGAGATGATGTGCCCGCCGGCCCTGCGTCCGGCGGTGGTCGTCCTGCTGGCGATGATGGCCGCCGAGGGCACCTCGGTGCTGCGCAACGTCTACGTCATCAACCGCGGGTACGAGGAACTGGCCGAGCGCCTCAACTCCGTCGGCGCCCAGATCGAGATCTTCCGCGACATTTAACCCGTTCCGTCCGGCGGGCCGGGCACAAGCGGTCCGGGGCCCCCGTTCCTCCGTCGGTGGAGGAACGGGGGCTCCGCCGCGCCCTGGCCTGATGACGTGCGGGCCCTCGCCGTGACGGCCGGGGCCCGGCAGAATCGGGTGATCGTGAAGTCGTCGAGGGGGCGGGGGCCGACCATGGCTACGGACAGGATCGCGGACACCGGTGCGGACGCGGGTGCGGGAACGGCGCCTCCGGTGCTCTCCGGGCTCCCGCTGGTGGGGTCGCTGCCGGCCCTCAAGGCGGACTCGCTGGGCACCTACCTGCGCGCCCACCGCGAACAGGGCGACGTCGTACGGATCACCGCCGGTCCTCCCGGGCTGCGCGCCGAGCTGTACTGCGTCTTCTCCGCGGAGGGCGCCCAGCAGGTCCTGGCATCGGAATCGGCCAACTTCCGCAAGGACAACTCCTTCTACCAGGAGGTCCGGGAATCCTTCGGCAACGGCCTGCTGACCAGTCAGGACGAGGACTACCTGCGACAGCGCCGGCTGGTCCAGCCGCTGTTCACCCGGCGCCGGGTGGACGGCTACGCGCACGCGGTCGCCGCCGAGACCCTCTCGACGCTGACCTCCTGGGAGGAGGCCGCCGACGGGATCGTGGACGTCTGCGACGAAATGACGCACCTGGCCCTGCGCGCGGTGGCCCGGATCCTGTTCGGCGCGGACGTGGACGCCACCGTCGACGTGGTCGACAGGAGCTTCCCGATCATCACGGAGTACGTGCTGCGGCGCGGCTACTCCCCCGCCAACATCCCGCGCGGCTGGCCCACTCCGGGCAACCGGAGGGCCGCCGCCGCGATGGACGAGCTGTACGGGGTCTGCGACCGGATCATCGCGGAGCGTCGGCGCGCGGGCCTGGAGGGGGACGGGAGCGGGGAGGGGGAGGACCTGCTGACCCTGCTCGCCGCGGCGCAGAGTTCGGACGACGGGTCCTTCGACGCCGGCGAACTCCGTGACCAGGTACTGATCTTCCTGCTCGCGGGGCACGAGACGACCGCCACCTCCCTCGCCTTCGCCCTGCACCTGCTGGCCCTCCACCCCGATCTGCAGGCGCGGGCCCGCGAGGAGATCTCCCGCGTGCTCGGCGACCGTACGCCGGAGGCCGCCGACCTGGACCGGCTCCCGTACCTCACCCGGGTGCTCAAGGAGGCCATGCGGCTCTACCCCGCCGCGCCGGTGATCGGCCGCCGGGCCGTCGCCGCCACCGAGGTGGCGGGCCATGCGGTGCCGGCGGGCGCCGACGTGATCCTCGCGCCGTGGGTGACGCACCGGCACCCCGCCTACTGGCCCGACCCGGACCGCTTCGACCCCGAGCGCTTCACCGCGGAGGCGGAGGCCGCCCGGCCGCGCTACGCCTGGTTCCCCTTCGGCGGCGGCCCGCGCGCCTGCATCGGGCAGCACTTCTCGATGCTGGAATCGGTGCTCGCGCTGGCGATGGTCCTGCGGGAGTTCCGCTTCGAGGCTGTGGACGAGGAGGTGTCGGTGAGCGCCGGGATCACGCTGCGGACGCGGGGACCCATGCGCTGCCGGATCCGCAGGGTGGCCGGATAGCGGGTTCGACCAGGGGCGCGGCGGCGCTCAGACGGCCGTCGGGGTGTGTTTGCCCTGGAGTCGCTCCAGGTCCGAGGGGCGGACCTGGATGACGAAGAGCGCGATCAGCGCGGTGAGCAGGGTGAAGGCCGCCGCGGCCACGAACGCCGCGCTCACGCCCGAGGTGAGGACCTGGTCGCTCCAGGGTTTCGGGAACTGCTTCGTCCGGGCGAAGAACGCCTTCTGTTCCGGGGTGGCCGTGCCGAGGAAGGAGCCCACCTGGTCCTTGGCCTCGTTGCGGCTGGCCGTCCCGAAGACCGTGACCAGGATCGACAGGCCCAGCGAACCGCCCACCTGCTGCATGGCGTTCAGCAGTCCGGAGGCGGCGCCCGACTCCCGGTTGGGGACGTTGGAGAGCGCCATCAGTGTCAGGGAGACGAACTGCATGCCCATGCCGGCGCTGAACAGGAGCATCGGGCCCAGGATGCTGCCCAGGTACGTCGAGCCGACGTCGATCTGCGTCAGCCACGCCAGCCCGCCGGCCGCGGACAGCGAGCCGGTGACCATGAACGGCTTCGGCCCGTACCTGGGCAGGAGTTGGGAGGTGACCCCCGCCATCACCGCGATCATCGCGCTGACCGGCAGGAAGGCGAGGCCGGCCCGCAGGGGGCTGAAGCCCAGCACGTTCTGCACGAAGAGCGTCAGGAAGAAGAACATGCCGAAGATCGCGCAGGCGAAGAAGAGCATGATCGCGTAGGTTCCGGCCCGGTTGCGGTCGGCGAACATGTGCAGCGGGGTGATCGGCTGGGGCGAGCGCCGTTCGTTGGCGATGAACAGGGTCAACAGGACGACGGCCGCACCGAAGGAGCCCAGGGTCACCGGATCGGACCAGCCCTCCTGGGACGCGCTGATGAACCCGTAGACCAGCGCGACCATGCCGAAGGTCGACAGCAGGGCGCCGGCCAGGTCGAAGTGGCCGGAGTGGCGTTCGGACTCGCGGATGACCCGGGGCGTCACCACGGCGATGATCAGGGCGATCGGAACATTGACGAAGAGCACCCAGCGCCAGTTGAGCCATTCGACGAGGATGCCGCCGGCCAGCAGGCCGATGGCGCCGCCGCCGGCCGAGACGCCGGCGAACACGCCGAAGGCCCTGTTGCGTTCGGGGCCTTCGCGGAAGGTGCTGGTGATCAGTGCCAGGGCGGTCGGGGAGGCGATGGCCGCGCCGACGCCCTGGAGGGCCCGGGCGCCCATCAACTGCCCGGCGTTCTGCGCGAATCCGCCCAACAGCGAGGCGAGGCCGAAGAGCAGCACGCCGAACATGAACACGCGTCGGCGTCCGAGGATGTCGCCGGCTCGTCCGCCGAGGAGCAGCAGGCCGCCGAAGGTCAGCGTGTAGGCGTTGACGACCCAGGAGAGGCTCTCGGTGGAGAAGCCGAGGGCGGTCTGGATGTGCGGCAGCGCGATGTTCACGATGGTGATGTCGAGAACGACCATGAGCTGACACGAGGCGATCACGAGCAGCGCGAGCGTGTGCCCCCCGCTTCGGAGCCTGCCGTCGGTCCCGGCGCCGCCGGGCTGTTGGTTCGGGTCCACTGTTCGACGCTAAGCCCGGGTGCCGGGGGTCACCACTCGAACGGCCTAGTGGTGGTGATATTTCACATGTCACACTACGGCCATGGATGATCCTCTCCCCGCCCTCGATCCGTTCCTCGAACTCTCCGCGGCCACCGCCCGGTACACCCGCGGCGCCCCCCGCGCGTTCTCCTTCGGGGACGGCGGACGGCTCCTGTGGTTCCTCCGCTCGACGGGTCCCACCGACCCCGTCGACGGCCTGTGGGTCCTCGACACGACCACCGGCGCCGAGACCCTCCTGGCCGACCCGCGCGTCCTGTCCCCCGAGGGTTCCGCGGGATCGGGCGGGCTCCCCCTCGCCGAGCGTCGGCTGCGCGAACGCACCCGGCTCGTCGCCGCCGGCATCGGCTCCTTCGCGCTCTCCGGGGACGGCCTGCGCGCGGTCTTCGCCCTGTACGGGCGGCTGTACGAGGTCGGGTACGGGGAGCCCGGCGGCCCTCGGGAACTCCCCGCGGCCGGTCCCGCCTGGGACCCGCGCCCCGCCGCGGACGCCTCCCGGACCGCGTACGTCACCGGGGACGCCCTGTACGTCACCCCCGGCGGCCGGGTCAGCCCCGACGACGGTGCCCGCTGGGGAGTGGCCGAGTTCGCCGCCGCCGAGGAACTCGGCCGGTCCCGGGGGCACTGGTGGTCGCCCGACGGGGTCACCCTGCTCGCCGCCCGGGTCGACGAGTCCGCGCTCCCGAGGCGCTGGTTCACGGACCCGGAGCACCCGGAACGGCCGCCCGAGGACTTCGCGTACCCCGAGGCCGGCGGCCCCAACGCGGACGTCGCGCTGTGGGTCCTCCGGCCGGACGGCGGGCGCGTCCGGCTCGACTGGGACGCCGCCGCGTACCCCTACGTCTCGGACGCCGACTGGGCGTCGCCCGAGGAGATCCTGCTGACCGTCCAGGACCGGCTCCAGCGCGAGGTCCTGCTGCTCGGCGCGGACCCGGTGACCGGCCGTACCCGCGAGCTGTCCCGCACCACGCACCCCCGGTGGGTGGACCCGATGCTGCCCGGCACGCCCGACCGGCTGCCCGACGGGCGGATGCTGACCGCCGCCGACACCCCCGGCGGGGGCGCCCGCGCGCTCGCCGTCGA of the Streptomyces sp. NBC_01426 genome contains:
- a CDS encoding helix-turn-helix domain-containing protein; translation: MADDYLVRIGKLIRDARQHRGWTQSQLADALGTSQSAVNRIERGNQNISLEMIARIGEALDSEIVSLGYAGPMHLRVVGGRRLSGAIDVKTSKNACVALLCATLLNKGRTVLRRVARIEEVYRLLEVLNSIGVRTRWINDGVDLEIVPPARLDMDAMDADAARRTRSIIMFLGPLLHRMDHFKLPYAGGCDLGTRTIEPHMIALRRFGLDITATEGIYHAQVEAGVSPDRPIVLTERGDTVTENALLAAARHDGVSVIRNASSNYMVQDLCFFLEALGVKVEGVGTTTLTVHGVPNIDVDVDYSPSEDPVEAMSLLAAAVVTESELTIRRVPIEFMEIELAVLEEMGLDHDRSAEYTADNGRTRLVDLTVRPSKLEAPIDKIHPMPFPGLNIDNVPFFAAIAAVAQGQTLIHDWVYDNRAIYLTDLNRLGGRLQLLDPHRVLVEGPTRWRAAEMMCPPALRPAVVVLLAMMAAEGTSVLRNVYVINRGYEELAERLNSVGAQIEIFRDI
- a CDS encoding cytochrome P450, which gives rise to MATDRIADTGADAGAGTAPPVLSGLPLVGSLPALKADSLGTYLRAHREQGDVVRITAGPPGLRAELYCVFSAEGAQQVLASESANFRKDNSFYQEVRESFGNGLLTSQDEDYLRQRRLVQPLFTRRRVDGYAHAVAAETLSTLTSWEEAADGIVDVCDEMTHLALRAVARILFGADVDATVDVVDRSFPIITEYVLRRGYSPANIPRGWPTPGNRRAAAAMDELYGVCDRIIAERRRAGLEGDGSGEGEDLLTLLAAAQSSDDGSFDAGELRDQVLIFLLAGHETTATSLAFALHLLALHPDLQARAREEISRVLGDRTPEAADLDRLPYLTRVLKEAMRLYPAAPVIGRRAVAATEVAGHAVPAGADVILAPWVTHRHPAYWPDPDRFDPERFTAEAEAARPRYAWFPFGGGPRACIGQHFSMLESVLALAMVLREFRFEAVDEEVSVSAGITLRTRGPMRCRIRRVAG
- a CDS encoding MFS transporter — protein: MVVLDITIVNIALPHIQTALGFSTESLSWVVNAYTLTFGGLLLLGGRAGDILGRRRVFMFGVLLFGLASLLGGFAQNAGQLMGARALQGVGAAIASPTALALITSTFREGPERNRAFGVFAGVSAGGGAIGLLAGGILVEWLNWRWVLFVNVPIALIIAVVTPRVIRESERHSGHFDLAGALLSTFGMVALVYGFISASQEGWSDPVTLGSFGAAVVLLTLFIANERRSPQPITPLHMFADRNRAGTYAIMLFFACAIFGMFFFLTLFVQNVLGFSPLRAGLAFLPVSAMIAVMAGVTSQLLPRYGPKPFMVTGSLSAAGGLAWLTQIDVGSTYLGSILGPMLLFSAGMGMQFVSLTLMALSNVPNRESGAASGLLNAMQQVGGSLGLSILVTVFGTASRNEAKDQVGSFLGTATPEQKAFFARTKQFPKPWSDQVLTSGVSAAFVAAAAFTLLTALIALFVIQVRPSDLERLQGKHTPTAV